In the genome of Perca fluviatilis chromosome 4, GENO_Pfluv_1.0, whole genome shotgun sequence, one region contains:
- the LOC120557033 gene encoding histone H2B 1/2-like produces MLSPAHRRQPILCEQQHSHICIECIQIERSAVRQYVLLVKLLELIMPEPSVKAPKKGSKKAVSKAVSKTGKKRRKTRKESYAIYVYKVLKQVHPDTGISSKAMGIMNSFVSDIFERIAGEASRLAHYNKRSTITSREIQTAVRLLLPGELAKHAVSEGTKAVTKYTSSK; encoded by the coding sequence ATGCTCAGTCCCGCGCACAGAAGACAACCAATCCTGTGCGAGCAACAGCACAGTCATATTTGCATCGAGTGCATACAAATTGAACGTTCGGCGGTGCGTCAGTATGTTCTATTAGTGAAACTCCTAGAACTAATCATGCCTGAGCCCAGCGTCAAAGCGCCCAAGAAGGGCTCCAAGAAAGCCGTCTCTAAGGCCGTCAGCAAGACCGgcaagaagaggagaaagaccAGGAAGGAGAGCTACGCCATCTACGTGTACAAGGTGCTGAAACAGGTCCACCCCGACACCGGTATCTCCTCCAAGGCCATGGGCATCATGAACTCGTTTGTGAGCGACATCTTTGAGCGCATCGCCGGTGAGGCCTCCCGTCTGGCCCACTACAACAAGCGCTCCACCATCACTTCCAGGGAGATCCAGACCGCCGTGAGGCTGCTGCTGCCCGGGGAGCTGGCCAAGCACGCCGTGTCTGAGGGCACCAAGGCCGTCACCAAGTACACCAGCTCCAAGTAA
- the LOC120557041 gene encoding histone H2A-like encodes MSGRGKTGGKARAKAKTRSSRAGLQFPVGRVHRLLRKGNYAQRVGAGAPVYLAAVLEYLTAEILELAGNAARDNKKTRIIPRHLQLAVRNDEELNKLLGGVTIAQGGVLPNIQAVLLPKKTEKPAKK; translated from the coding sequence ATGAGTGGACGAGGGAAAACCGGAGGAAAAGCCAGAGCTAAGGCAAAGACCCGCTCCTCCCGTGCCGGGCTCCAGTTCCCAGTCGGCCGTGTTCACAGGCTGCTCCGTAAAGGAAACTACGCTCAGCGTGTGGGAGCCGGCGCCCCCGTCTACCTGGCGGCTGTGCTGGAGTACCTGACCGCTGAGATCCTGGAGCTGGCTGGAAACGCTGCCCGCGACAACAAGAAGACCCGTATCATCCCCCGTCACCTGCAGCTGGCTGTCCGCAACGACGAGGAGCTCAACAAGCTGCTGGGCGGAGTGACCATCGCTCAGGGCGGCGTGCTGCCCAACATCCAGGCCGTCCTGCTGCCCAAGAAGACCGAGAAGCCCGCCAAGAAGTAA
- the LOC120557028 gene encoding histone H1-like — translation MLCLSAPPWCVLSISPVRLSVQPLCVVLRRNRILIRKMAEVAPAASPAKAAKKKVSKPKKAGPSVSELIVQTVAASKERSGVSAAALKKALAAGGYDVDKNKARVKTAIKSLVAKGTLVQTKGTGASGSFKMNKKAVDTKAKKPVKKAAPKAKKPAAAKKPKAAAAKKPAAAKKSPKKAKKPAAVKKAAKSPKKATKSPKKATKSPKKVVKKAPAAKKAPAKKAAKPKVKKAAPKKK, via the coding sequence CCTCTGTGTTGTGTTGAGAAGAAACAGAATCTTGATTAGAAAAATGGCAGAAGTAGCTCCAGCCGCCTCGCCGGCCAAAGCAGCCAAGAAGAAGGTTTCCAAGCCGAAGAAGGCCGGCCCCAGCGTCAGCGAGCTCATCGTTCAGACTGTGGCCGCTTCCAAGGAGCGGAGCGGCGTGTCTGCGGCCGCCCTCAAGAAGGCTCTGGCTGCCGGAGGCTACGATGTGGACAAGAACAAGGCCCGTGTTAAGACCGCCATCAAGAGCCTGGTGGCGAAGGGGACTCTGGTCCAGACCAAGGGGACCGGAGCATCCGGTTCCTTCAAGATGAACAAGAAGGCTGTTGACACCAAGGCTAAGAAGCCGGTCAAGAAAGCCGCTCCTAAAGCCAAGAAGCCCGCAGCGGCCAAGAAGCCCAAAGCAGCGGCAGCTAAGAAGCCAGCAGCCGCGAAGAAGTCCCCGAAGAAGGCCAAGAAACCCGCAGCGGTCAAGAAAGCAGCCAAGAGCCCCAAAAAGGCCACAAAGAGCCCCAAAAAGGCGACCAAGAGCCCCAAGAAAGTGGTCAAAAAGGCCCCTGCAGCCAAGAAAGCCCCCGCTAAGAAGGCTGCCAAGCCCAAAGTGAAGAAGGCAGCACCCAAGAAGAAGTGA
- the LOC120557037 gene encoding histone H3 yields MARTKQTARKSTGGKAPRKQLATKAARKSAPATGGVKKPHRYRPGTVALREIRRYQKSTELLIRKLPFQRLVREIAQDFKTDLRFQSSAVMALQEASEAYLVGLFEDTNLCAIHAKRVTIMPKDIQLARRIRGERA; encoded by the coding sequence ATGGCAAGAACCAAGCAGACCGCTcgtaaatccaccggaggtaaAGCCCCCAGGAAGCAGCTGGCCACCAAGGCTGCCCGTAAGAGCGCCCCGGCCACCGGCGGAGTGAAGAAGCCTCACCGTTACAGGCCCGGTACCGTGGCTCTGAGAGAGATCCGTCGCTACCAGAAATCTACCGAGCTGCTGATCCGCAAGCTGCCCTTCCAGCGCCTGGTCCGAGAAATCGCTCAGGACTTCAAGACCGACCTGCGCTTCCAGAGCTCCGCCGTCATGGCTCTGCAGGAGGCCAGCGAGGCTTACCTGGTCGGCCTGTTCGAGGACACCAACCTGTGCGCCATCCACGCCAAGAGGGTCACCATCATGCCCAAAGACATCCAGCTGGCCCGCCGCATCCGTGGAGAGAGGGCTTAA